Proteins encoded together in one Pseudomonas sp. ADAK13 window:
- a CDS encoding enoyl-CoA hydratase/isomerase family protein: MTAQVSSEASSAGILQDEVLAEVRNHIGHLTLNRPAGLNAITLDMVRSLSRHLQAWADDPRVHAVVLRGAGEKAFCAGGDIRSLYDSYKNGDTLHEDFFVEEYALDLAIHHYRKPVLALMDGFVLGGGMGLVQGADLRVVTERSRLAMPEVAIGYFPDVGGSYFLPRIPGELGIYLGVTGVQIRAADALYCGLADWYLDSAKLSELDQRLDRLQWHDSPLKDLQGLLAGLAVQQLPDAPLAALRPAIDHFFALPDVPSIVEQLQQVTVADSHDWALTTVSLMQTRSPLAMAVTLQMLRRGRHLPLEQCFALELHLDRQWFARGDLIEGVRALLIDKDKTPRWNPPSLQALEADHVESFFRDFDKNEN; encoded by the coding sequence ATGACTGCTCAGGTTTCATCCGAGGCAAGCAGCGCCGGGATTCTGCAAGACGAGGTCCTGGCTGAAGTACGCAACCACATAGGCCACCTGACGCTCAATCGCCCCGCCGGCCTGAATGCCATTACCCTGGACATGGTCCGCAGCCTCAGCCGGCATTTGCAGGCCTGGGCTGACGACCCCCGGGTGCACGCCGTGGTGCTGCGCGGTGCCGGGGAAAAAGCCTTCTGCGCCGGCGGCGACATTCGCTCGCTGTACGACAGCTACAAGAACGGCGACACCCTTCACGAAGACTTCTTCGTCGAGGAATACGCCCTCGACCTCGCCATCCACCACTACCGCAAACCGGTGCTGGCGCTGATGGACGGCTTTGTCCTCGGCGGCGGCATGGGCCTGGTGCAAGGCGCCGACCTGCGAGTGGTCACCGAACGCAGCCGCCTGGCGATGCCGGAAGTGGCCATCGGTTATTTCCCTGACGTGGGCGGCAGCTATTTCCTGCCGCGTATTCCCGGCGAACTGGGGATCTACCTCGGTGTGACCGGGGTGCAGATTCGCGCGGCCGACGCCCTGTATTGCGGGCTTGCCGACTGGTACCTCGACAGCGCCAAACTCAGCGAGCTCGATCAGCGGCTCGACCGCCTTCAATGGCACGACTCGCCGCTCAAGGACCTGCAAGGCCTGCTGGCCGGCCTGGCCGTACAGCAATTGCCCGACGCACCGCTGGCGGCACTGCGCCCGGCCATCGACCACTTTTTTGCCTTGCCGGACGTGCCGAGCATCGTTGAGCAGTTGCAGCAAGTCACCGTTGCCGACAGTCACGACTGGGCGTTGACCACCGTCAGCCTGATGCAGACCCGCTCGCCCCTGGCCATGGCCGTCACCCTGCAGATGCTGCGCCGGGGTCGCCACCTGCCCCTGGAGCAGTGCTTCGCCCTGGAATTGCACCTGGACCGCCAATGGTTCGCCCGCGGCGACCTGATCGAAGGCGTACGCGCCCTGCTGATCGACAAAGACAAAACCCCTCGCTGGAACCCTCCGTCCCTCCAGGCGTTGGAGGCTGATCATGTCGAGAGCTTCTTCCGCGACTTCGACAAGAACGAGAACTAA